A window of the Haloarcula litorea genome harbors these coding sequences:
- a CDS encoding nucleoside deaminase: MTDFDAFAHETHMRRAIELAREAADRGDRPFGSVLVRDDEIVMEASNRVVTEDDVRRHPELDLAQRARRELDPEERAETVLYTSTEPCPMCAGGIRHAGLGRVVYSVSGREIGAFTGGDTPVQSAAILAGVTEVVGPVLPEAGRAVHEAFDW; this comes from the coding sequence ATGACCGACTTCGACGCCTTCGCCCACGAGACGCACATGCGCCGGGCGATCGAACTGGCCCGCGAGGCGGCCGACCGGGGGGACCGACCGTTCGGCTCCGTCCTCGTCCGCGACGACGAGATCGTGATGGAGGCCTCGAACCGCGTCGTCACCGAGGACGACGTGCGCCGCCACCCGGAACTGGACCTCGCACAGCGGGCACGTCGCGAACTGGACCCCGAGGAACGCGCCGAGACGGTGCTGTACACGAGCACGGAGCCGTGCCCGATGTGCGCCGGCGGCATCCGACACGCGGGGCTGGGCCGGGTCGTCTACAGCGTCAGCGGCCGCGAGATCGGCGCGTTCACCGGCGGCGACACGCCGGTCCAGTCGGCGGCGATCCTCGCCGGCGTCACGGAGGTCGTCGGGCCGGTCCTCCCAGAGGCAGGCCGGGCCGTCCACGAGGCGTTCGACTGGTAG
- a CDS encoding methyl-accepting chemotaxis protein, with product MSTGETRQRRIGRLLYAVGALPMAVEPYLPEWLRRDFGLRLFLLALVSVVVGPAVAATLFDSAWLAVAFAAAIVLATGFLGYCEMYRAIVDISDRVGAVDDGRYDIDFGTDRPDEIGETYHRLEETAASLGETVAAAESAQAAAEEAREEAERATAEAERERNELEALSSHLELKATQYRDALSAAADGDLTTRVDPESTSDAMADVGAAINETLASLEGSIAKGQRVSTRIADESERVADSGEQVGTQARSVADSVEGIADGADRQRTQLTEAADELSDLSATVEEMASSVTEIAERSDTAADLGRDAQRSSSEAQSAVDAIRHQSMTAADEVAELDDIAEDVAEILSVIDGIAEETNMLALNASIEAARAGEAGEGFAVVADEIKGLATETREATGDVEDLIETLRAQVGDSVDAMASMEAAVDRGSDTISETITTLEEVVDATVAVNDSIQEIDRATNRQADSAQEVVALIDEIGDIAEETADEAASVAGTAERQDAMVGEMVEGVTAFADDAETMRRELSQFETDSVGTGDPATAAESSAADD from the coding sequence ATGAGCACCGGCGAGACCCGCCAGCGTCGGATCGGACGGCTGCTCTACGCCGTCGGCGCGCTCCCGATGGCCGTCGAACCGTACCTCCCGGAGTGGCTCCGCCGGGACTTCGGTCTCCGGCTGTTCCTGCTGGCGCTCGTCTCCGTGGTCGTCGGCCCCGCCGTCGCGGCGACGCTGTTCGACTCGGCGTGGCTCGCCGTCGCCTTCGCCGCGGCGATCGTCCTCGCGACGGGCTTTCTGGGCTACTGCGAGATGTACCGCGCGATCGTCGACATCAGCGACCGCGTCGGTGCCGTCGACGACGGTCGATACGACATCGACTTCGGCACCGACCGCCCGGACGAGATCGGGGAGACCTACCACCGGCTCGAGGAGACGGCGGCCTCGCTGGGCGAGACCGTCGCGGCGGCCGAGTCCGCGCAGGCGGCCGCCGAAGAGGCCCGCGAGGAGGCCGAACGGGCCACCGCCGAGGCAGAGCGCGAGCGCAACGAGCTGGAGGCGCTGTCGAGCCACCTCGAACTGAAGGCCACGCAGTACCGCGACGCGCTCTCGGCGGCGGCCGACGGCGACCTCACGACCCGCGTCGACCCCGAGAGCACGAGCGACGCGATGGCCGACGTGGGCGCGGCGATCAACGAGACGCTGGCCTCGCTCGAAGGCAGCATCGCGAAGGGCCAGCGCGTCTCGACCCGGATCGCGGACGAGAGCGAGCGCGTCGCCGACAGCGGCGAGCAGGTGGGGACCCAGGCCCGGTCGGTCGCCGACTCCGTCGAGGGGATCGCAGACGGGGCCGACCGTCAGCGAACCCAGCTGACCGAGGCCGCCGACGAGCTGAGCGACCTCTCGGCCACCGTCGAGGAGATGGCCTCCTCCGTCACCGAGATCGCCGAGCGAAGCGACACCGCCGCCGACCTCGGCCGTGACGCCCAGCGGTCCTCCTCGGAGGCCCAGAGCGCCGTCGACGCCATCCGCCACCAGTCGATGACCGCCGCGGACGAGGTGGCCGAACTCGACGACATCGCCGAGGACGTGGCCGAGATCCTGTCGGTCATCGACGGGATCGCCGAGGAGACGAACATGCTGGCGCTGAACGCCTCCATCGAGGCCGCCCGCGCCGGCGAGGCCGGCGAGGGGTTCGCCGTCGTCGCCGACGAGATCAAGGGCCTGGCGACCGAGACCCGCGAGGCCACCGGCGACGTCGAGGACCTGATCGAGACGCTCCGGGCGCAGGTCGGCGACAGCGTCGACGCGATGGCGTCGATGGAGGCGGCCGTCGATCGCGGCAGCGACACCATCTCCGAGACCATCACCACGCTGGAGGAGGTCGTCGACGCGACGGTCGCCGTCAACGACAGCATCCAGGAGATCGACCGTGCGACCAACCGACAGGCCGACTCCGCACAGGAGGTGGTCGCGCTCATCGACGAGATCGGCGACATCGCCGAGGAGACCGCAGACGAGGCCGCGTCCGTCGCCGGCACCGCCGAACGGCAGGACGCGATGGTCGGCGAGATGGTCGAGGGCGTCACCGCCTTCGCCGACGACGCCGAGACGATGCGGCGGGAACTGTCGCAGTTCGAGACCGACAGCGTCGGGACCGGCGACCCGGCAACCGCGGCCGAGTCCTCCGCCGCCGACGACTGA
- a CDS encoding Brp/Blh family beta-carotene 15,15'-dioxygenase, with protein MRALTPGLLDRWHRRSDAHPSLALSRGALVVLAVGFLTARVAGVTVPLRAQMVVYLVGMVALNLPHGGYEHFENLRRRRPEFRWRYVAAYLAAIGAFVGLLFVAPVVGLSLALVVAMAKGGLGGVKVLAATSGTDHLRTRPQRFLAAAVRGGAVMLVPIVFWPHTFHTFSALMVGLVEPGALAPYTQYFDVTRAVVGVGYGAALVAHVALGYVRGGGRSWLVDAGESALLAGYFAAVPVLVAVGLYFPFWYSARQVARTKAVEADPAGSDDWDLLGGTDAGAVALRAWGVLVAGALATFGVLAAVYWAVPNPLAGTALLPGAVAFWSVFISIVALPHVLVGSVLDGDRGIWYVP; from the coding sequence ATGCGCGCGCTCACACCGGGCTTGCTCGACCGATGGCACCGGCGCTCGGACGCCCACCCGTCGCTGGCCCTCTCGCGGGGCGCGCTGGTGGTGCTGGCGGTGGGGTTCCTGACGGCCCGGGTCGCGGGCGTCACGGTCCCGCTCCGCGCCCAGATGGTCGTCTACCTCGTCGGGATGGTCGCGCTGAACCTCCCCCACGGCGGCTACGAGCACTTCGAGAACCTCCGGCGGCGGCGGCCGGAGTTCCGCTGGCGCTACGTCGCGGCGTACCTCGCGGCGATCGGTGCCTTCGTGGGACTCCTGTTCGTCGCGCCCGTCGTCGGCCTCTCGCTGGCGCTGGTCGTCGCGATGGCGAAGGGGGGACTCGGCGGGGTGAAGGTGCTCGCCGCGACCAGCGGCACCGACCACCTCCGGACCCGTCCCCAGCGGTTCCTCGCGGCGGCGGTCCGGGGCGGTGCGGTGATGCTCGTCCCGATCGTCTTCTGGCCCCACACCTTCCACACCTTCAGCGCGCTGATGGTGGGGCTGGTCGAACCCGGCGCGCTCGCGCCGTATACACAGTACTTCGACGTGACACGCGCGGTCGTCGGCGTCGGCTACGGAGCGGCGCTGGTCGCCCACGTCGCGCTCGGGTACGTCCGTGGCGGCGGGCGCTCGTGGCTGGTCGACGCCGGCGAGTCGGCGCTGCTGGCGGGCTACTTCGCCGCGGTGCCCGTCCTCGTCGCGGTCGGCCTGTACTTCCCGTTCTGGTACTCGGCCCGGCAGGTCGCACGGACGAAGGCGGTCGAGGCCGACCCCGCCGGCAGCGACGACTGGGACCTGCTGGGCGGGACCGACGCCGGCGCGGTCGCGCTGCGGGCGTGGGGGGTGCTGGTCGCCGGCGCGCTCGCCACGTTCGGCGTGCTGGCGGCCGTCTACTGGGCGGTCCCGAACCCGCTGGCCGGCACCGCCCTGCTGCCCGGAGCCGTCGCGTTCTGGAGCGTCTTCATCAGCATCGTCGCGCTGCCACACGTCCTCGTCGGGTCCGTACTGGACGGGGACCGGGGGATCTGGTACGTCCCCTGA
- a CDS encoding DsbA family protein: MRRRRLLSLVGAGVAGGLAGCGGSDEMAASIEDHPAATGLAEQPRLGELGNHVVLAFEDPSCQRCAAFHEDTVPKLRSNLTEPGLGAYVVRHYPVVYPWGGPASRALEATFARSERAYWDLLGHYFETRGQFTADNVLDRTETFLTDDTDVDGAAVVADVGDGAFDDAVEADVSAAEAAGLGETTPVVLLFRAGEYVTKVNGSVSYEVVAEALGVTE, from the coding sequence ATGCGCAGACGACGGCTGCTGTCGCTTGTGGGTGCGGGCGTCGCCGGTGGGCTCGCGGGCTGTGGTGGGAGCGACGAGATGGCCGCGTCGATCGAGGACCACCCGGCGGCCACCGGCCTGGCCGAGCAGCCGCGGCTGGGAGAGCTGGGGAACCACGTCGTCCTGGCCTTCGAGGACCCGTCCTGCCAGCGCTGTGCGGCGTTCCACGAGGACACGGTGCCGAAGCTGCGGTCGAACCTCACCGAGCCGGGACTGGGGGCCTACGTCGTCCGGCACTACCCGGTCGTCTACCCGTGGGGCGGCCCCGCCTCCCGCGCGCTGGAGGCGACGTTCGCCCGGAGCGAGCGGGCGTACTGGGACCTGCTGGGGCACTACTTCGAGACGCGGGGCCAGTTCACGGCGGACAACGTCCTCGACCGGACCGAGACGTTCCTGACCGACGACACCGACGTCGACGGTGCGGCCGTCGTCGCGGACGTCGGGGACGGTGCGTTCGACGATGCCGTCGAGGCGGACGTCTCGGCCGCGGAGGCGGCGGGGCTGGGCGAGACGACGCCGGTCGTCCTCCTGTTCCGGGCCGGCGAGTACGTGACGAAGGTCAACGGCAGCGTCAGCTACGAGGTCGTCGCCGAGGCGCTGGGGGTCACAGAGTGA
- a CDS encoding MFS transporter: MARVGGSLALLRDREFAALAGTAFARAQSYSTILIALALYAELYDTVGVVEGLFGTAFALAQLLVVLPLGRRLDVGDSKRYLLAGFAVNLLVFAGFVFVQNPVHIVLVRVLQGLGASLLWVTGSTVVGEIAPEDRRGQWLGSYNQFGSISSLFGDVVGGYLLYAHGFTLTYAVLSGVTLVAFVLVWLYLRDNPGGRKDPAEAGGVETFRTLLRRPMVRALVLFRFAFSVGKMAVIIFLPIYAKTAFGINAFAIGWIMAGGKLTKALTQGYVGDLTDRVGNRFWFVVVGAALYGLGTALIPLAGYLEGTLPLLTLTVAGSLYTFTGPFLVLFGAYSVLGVADSIRLPASMSLFVSEGEGHDAVASSLSLRSISWKVGQVAGPVFVGAVKESVSAEVAFLTAAGFIVVATGVFAVAATVSTERAGPAGAPGD, from the coding sequence ATGGCTCGCGTCGGCGGTTCGCTCGCGCTACTGCGGGATCGGGAGTTCGCGGCCCTGGCGGGGACCGCGTTCGCCCGCGCGCAGTCGTACTCGACGATCCTCATCGCGCTGGCGCTGTACGCGGAACTGTACGACACCGTCGGCGTCGTCGAGGGCCTGTTCGGCACCGCCTTCGCGCTCGCCCAGTTGCTCGTCGTCCTCCCGCTGGGCCGGCGGCTCGACGTCGGCGACTCCAAGCGCTACCTGCTGGCCGGCTTCGCCGTCAATCTGCTCGTCTTCGCCGGGTTCGTCTTCGTCCAGAACCCCGTCCACATCGTCCTCGTCCGGGTCCTCCAGGGACTGGGTGCGTCGCTGCTGTGGGTCACGGGGTCGACGGTCGTCGGGGAGATCGCGCCCGAGGACCGCCGCGGACAGTGGCTCGGCTCCTACAACCAGTTCGGCTCCATCTCCTCGCTGTTCGGCGACGTGGTCGGGGGCTACCTGCTGTACGCCCACGGCTTCACGCTGACCTACGCGGTCCTGAGCGGGGTGACGCTGGTGGCGTTCGTCCTCGTCTGGCTCTACCTCCGTGACAACCCCGGCGGCCGGAAGGACCCCGCCGAGGCCGGCGGCGTCGAGACGTTCCGGACGCTCCTCCGCCGGCCGATGGTCCGGGCGCTGGTGCTCTTCCGGTTCGCCTTCAGCGTCGGGAAGATGGCCGTCATCATCTTCCTGCCCATCTACGCCAAGACCGCCTTCGGGATCAACGCCTTCGCGATCGGGTGGATCATGGCCGGCGGGAAACTGACGAAGGCGCTCACCCAGGGGTACGTCGGCGACCTGACCGACCGGGTGGGCAACCGCTTCTGGTTCGTCGTCGTCGGCGCGGCGCTGTACGGCCTCGGCACCGCGCTGATCCCGCTGGCCGGCTACCTGGAGGGGACGCTCCCGCTCCTGACGCTGACGGTGGCCGGCAGCCTCTACACCTTCACGGGGCCGTTCCTCGTGCTGTTCGGCGCGTACTCCGTGTTGGGGGTCGCGGACAGCATCCGCCTGCCGGCGAGTATGTCGCTGTTCGTCAGCGAGGGGGAGGGCCACGACGCCGTCGCCTCGTCGCTGTCGCTGCGCTCGATCTCCTGGAAGGTCGGGCAGGTCGCCGGCCCCGTCTTCGTCGGGGCGGTCAAGGAGAGCGTCTCCGCCGAGGTCGCGTTCCTCACCGCCGCGGGCTTCATCGTCGTCGCCACGGGCGTGTTCGCCGTGGCGGCGACGGTGTCGACCGAGCGGGCGGGGCCGGCGGGCGCGCCCGGTGACTGA
- a CDS encoding AI-2E family transporter, protein MSRESPSWPTRDRAAWWGLALALLALVAFVAWSLVGLFVLGVFLYYAARPIADRIRPYLPAGGAAAVALLVFVVPVLAIVAVLVAVGLQELSTLDGEAFAPVLDLLAPYVEESVARNPRAFFRSLLRDPDVDHLRRVLSTSLGVLGVLVGGLLKLSLSFALAFFLLRDHGDVAAWLGEVLGEDSAAHTFVGDVDADLTTVYFGNVLTVVAVMIVATLFYHAFNFLAPAGLSVPLPTVMGIATGFATFVPIVVGKLVYVPVGLSLAVQAVGLGGSPFAYVVGYFVVAFLVLDTLPMMVLRPYLSGQELHGGAMMFAYILGTILFGWYGLFLGPLLLVVLLRFASDVVPRLVRSEAVTAGGDGGDASADENEEG, encoded by the coding sequence ATGAGCCGAGAGTCGCCGTCGTGGCCGACACGCGACCGCGCCGCGTGGTGGGGGCTTGCCCTCGCCCTGCTGGCGCTGGTCGCGTTCGTCGCGTGGTCGCTCGTGGGGCTGTTCGTCCTCGGCGTCTTCCTCTACTACGCCGCCCGGCCGATCGCGGACCGCATCCGCCCGTATCTGCCGGCTGGCGGGGCGGCCGCGGTCGCGCTGCTGGTGTTCGTGGTGCCGGTGCTGGCGATCGTCGCCGTCCTCGTCGCGGTGGGGCTCCAGGAGCTCTCGACGCTGGACGGCGAGGCGTTCGCGCCCGTGTTGGACCTGCTGGCACCCTACGTCGAGGAGTCCGTCGCCCGCAACCCCCGGGCCTTCTTCCGGTCGCTGCTCCGTGATCCCGACGTCGACCACCTCCGCCGGGTGCTCTCGACGAGTCTGGGCGTCCTCGGCGTCCTGGTGGGCGGGCTGCTCAAGCTGAGTCTGTCGTTCGCGCTGGCCTTCTTCCTCCTCCGGGACCACGGCGACGTGGCCGCCTGGCTCGGCGAGGTGCTGGGCGAGGACTCGGCGGCCCACACCTTCGTCGGCGACGTGGACGCCGACCTGACGACGGTGTACTTCGGGAACGTCCTGACGGTCGTGGCGGTGATGATCGTCGCGACCCTGTTCTACCACGCGTTCAACTTCCTCGCCCCCGCCGGGCTGTCCGTCCCGTTGCCGACGGTGATGGGGATCGCGACGGGCTTTGCGACGTTCGTCCCGATCGTCGTCGGGAAACTGGTGTACGTCCCGGTCGGGCTGTCGCTCGCGGTGCAGGCGGTCGGGCTCGGCGGGTCGCCGTTCGCGTACGTCGTCGGCTACTTCGTCGTCGCCTTCCTCGTCCTCGACACGCTCCCGATGATGGTCCTCCGGCCGTACCTCTCGGGCCAGGAGCTCCACGGCGGCGCGATGATGTTCGCGTACATCCTGGGGACGATCCTCTTCGGCTGGTACGGGCTCTTCCTCGGCCCGCTGTTGCTGGTGGTGCTCCTGCGGTTCGCCAGCGACGTCGTGCCGAGGCTGGTCCGGAGTGAGGCGGTGACGGCCGGCGGTGACGGCGGCGACGCGAGTGCCGACGAGAACGAGGAGGGGTGA
- a CDS encoding TrmB family transcriptional regulator has translation MVQIELTSSQEQTLTALVNRYRADDGPVKGQTVADDVDRSLGTVQNQMQSLAQLGLVDSLSGPEGGYVPTELAYDALDRDPIAETETVTLAREYERIDVTVDRITFKSVHHPEACRAQLHLQQSVADFTEGQAVAAGPTPNHHLVVAGTVEAVDDTSNTLIVDVAQVEAPVEPPE, from the coding sequence ATGGTCCAGATCGAACTGACCAGCAGCCAGGAGCAGACGCTCACGGCGCTGGTCAACCGCTACCGTGCGGACGACGGCCCCGTCAAGGGCCAGACGGTCGCGGACGACGTCGACCGCAGTCTGGGGACGGTCCAGAACCAGATGCAGAGCCTGGCCCAGCTGGGACTGGTCGACAGCCTCTCCGGTCCGGAGGGCGGCTACGTCCCGACGGAGCTGGCCTACGACGCCCTCGACCGCGACCCCATCGCGGAGACGGAGACGGTGACGCTGGCCCGGGAGTACGAGCGCATCGACGTCACCGTCGACCGGATCACGTTCAAGTCGGTCCACCACCCCGAGGCCTGCCGCGCCCAGTTGCACCTCCAGCAGTCCGTCGCCGACTTCACCGAGGGCCAGGCCGTCGCCGCCGGCCCGACGCCGAACCACCACCTCGTCGTCGCCGGCACGGTCGAGGCCGTCGACGACACGAGCAACACGCTGATCGTCGACGTGGCACAGGTCGAGGCCCCCGTCGAGCCGCCGGAATGA
- a CDS encoding phytoene desaturase family protein: MPDEHPTDGTVTVVGGGFGGLSAAAYLADAGADVRLLEQHDRVGGHANVLERDGFRFDTGPSWYLMPDVFERFFAHFDREPGDYYDLERLDPQYRVFWKDGDSVTIEPNRRNVREVFESYEDGAGAALDRYLAAAERNYDLAMDRVVYEGREGLTDYVDTDLLPLAPRLRLFGNIDDYVARYVEHPKLRQLLEYTLVFLGGSPHNTPALYSIMSHVDLNLNVFYPEGGIAAVVDALAALAREQGAAIETGVEVQRVEGRAGSFTLRTDAGDRESDLVVSNANPAHTERELLDESARGHDPGYWDDRTYAPSAFMLYLGVEGDVAPLEHHTLVLPTDWDAHFASIFETPRWPEDPAYYLSVTSRTDDTVAPEGHHAVVALVPIAPGLDDGPAVRARYRETVLSDLADHTGVDLRDRVVVEETACVSEFADYYGDPRGTALGLAHTLFQTGPLRPGHRADLDGLYYTGAYTTPGIGMPMCLISGEHAADTVLEDHPEVADGTLAASDD, from the coding sequence ATGCCCGACGAGCACCCCACGGACGGGACGGTGACGGTGGTCGGCGGCGGGTTCGGCGGCCTCTCGGCGGCCGCCTACCTCGCCGACGCCGGGGCCGACGTGCGGCTGCTGGAGCAGCACGACCGGGTGGGCGGCCACGCGAACGTCCTCGAACGGGACGGGTTCCGGTTCGACACCGGGCCGTCGTGGTACCTGATGCCCGACGTGTTCGAGCGGTTCTTCGCCCACTTCGACCGCGAGCCCGGCGACTACTACGACCTCGAACGGCTGGACCCGCAGTACCGGGTGTTCTGGAAGGACGGCGACAGCGTGACGATCGAGCCGAACCGCCGGAACGTCCGCGAGGTGTTCGAGTCCTACGAGGACGGGGCCGGCGCGGCGCTGGACCGCTACCTGGCGGCCGCCGAGCGGAACTACGACCTCGCGATGGACCGGGTCGTCTACGAGGGCCGGGAGGGGCTGACCGACTACGTCGACACGGACCTCCTGCCGCTTGCGCCCCGCCTGCGCCTGTTCGGGAACATCGACGACTACGTCGCCCGGTACGTCGAGCACCCGAAGCTCCGGCAGCTGCTGGAGTACACGCTGGTCTTTCTCGGCGGGTCGCCCCACAACACGCCGGCGCTGTACAGCATCATGAGCCACGTCGACCTGAACCTGAACGTCTTCTACCCCGAGGGCGGCATCGCCGCCGTCGTGGACGCGCTGGCCGCCCTGGCCCGCGAGCAGGGGGCGGCCATCGAGACCGGCGTGGAGGTCCAGCGCGTCGAGGGCCGAGCGGGGAGTTTCACGCTCCGGACCGACGCCGGGGACCGCGAGAGCGACCTCGTGGTGAGCAACGCCAACCCCGCCCATACAGAGCGGGAGCTGCTCGACGAGTCCGCGCGGGGCCACGACCCCGGCTACTGGGACGACCGGACGTACGCCCCCTCCGCGTTCATGCTGTACCTGGGCGTCGAGGGGGACGTCGCGCCCCTCGAACACCACACGCTCGTCCTCCCGACGGACTGGGACGCCCACTTCGCGTCGATCTTCGAGACGCCGCGCTGGCCCGAGGACCCCGCTTACTACCTCTCTGTGACCTCGCGGACCGACGACACGGTCGCGCCCGAGGGCCACCACGCCGTGGTCGCGCTCGTCCCGATCGCGCCCGGCCTCGACGACGGCCCCGCAGTCCGGGCTCGCTACCGCGAGACGGTGCTCTCGGACCTCGCCGACCACACCGGCGTCGACCTCCGGGACCGCGTCGTCGTCGAGGAGACCGCCTGCGTCAGCGAGTTCGCCGACTACTACGGCGACCCGCGGGGGACGGCGCTGGGGCTCGCGCACACGCTGTTCCAGACCGGGCCGCTCCGGCCCGGCCACCGCGCCGACCTCGACGGCCTCTACTACACCGGGGCCTACACCACGCCCGGCATCGGGATGCCGATGTGTCTCATCAGCGGCGAGCACGCCGCCGACACCGTCCTCGAGGACCACCCCGAGGTCGCCGACGGGACGCTCGCCGCTTCCGACGACTGA
- a CDS encoding inorganic phosphate transporter, translating into MSSILFYAGVAVAVFVGVNIGGSSTGVAFGPATGSGVISMRTAAALMSVFVFVGGVTVGRNVVRTLGSEFVPPGAFTPLVSVGVLLFIGLGILLGNVLKVSVSTSETAVVAVAGMGAALGVLDWETVGIVVMWWIVSPIVAFWVSAFIGRYLYDEVVDRLDFESGEEDWLAKLLVVGIGCYMAFSAGASNVANAVAPLVGSGQLQMFPGVVLGSVAIGVGAFALGSRTMETVGEEITDLSLEASLFVEVVAATIITGLSWAGIPASLAVTLTCCVIGLGWGRASRRVPLAALVRPEGLTESERSSWAAQQLELYDPSTTKRVVATWVMTPTVAGVVAFLAFEAGQRVGVMG; encoded by the coding sequence ATGTCGTCGATACTGTTCTACGCGGGCGTAGCGGTCGCCGTCTTCGTCGGAGTGAACATCGGGGGTTCGTCCACCGGCGTGGCGTTCGGGCCGGCGACCGGCAGCGGCGTCATCTCGATGCGGACCGCGGCCGCGCTGATGTCGGTGTTCGTCTTCGTCGGCGGGGTCACCGTCGGGCGGAACGTCGTTCGGACGCTCGGCTCGGAGTTCGTCCCGCCGGGCGCGTTCACGCCGCTCGTCTCCGTCGGTGTCCTGCTGTTCATCGGGCTGGGCATCCTGCTCGGCAACGTGCTGAAAGTGTCGGTCAGCACCAGCGAGACGGCCGTCGTCGCCGTCGCCGGGATGGGCGCGGCGCTGGGCGTCCTCGACTGGGAGACGGTCGGGATCGTCGTGATGTGGTGGATCGTCTCGCCCATCGTCGCCTTCTGGGTGTCGGCGTTCATCGGCCGGTACCTGTACGACGAGGTCGTCGACCGCCTCGACTTCGAGTCGGGCGAGGAAGACTGGCTCGCGAAACTGCTGGTGGTCGGCATCGGCTGTTACATGGCCTTCTCGGCGGGGGCCTCGAACGTCGCCAACGCCGTCGCGCCCCTGGTCGGGTCCGGACAGCTACAGATGTTCCCGGGGGTCGTGCTGGGCAGCGTCGCCATCGGCGTCGGCGCGTTCGCGCTCGGCTCGCGGACGATGGAGACGGTCGGCGAGGAGATCACGGACCTCTCGCTGGAGGCGTCGCTGTTCGTCGAGGTCGTGGCGGCCACCATCATCACGGGCCTCAGCTGGGCCGGGATCCCCGCGAGCCTCGCCGTGACGCTGACCTGCTGTGTCATCGGGCTGGGCTGGGGGCGGGCGAGCCGGCGGGTCCCCCTGGCCGCGCTGGTCCGGCCCGAGGGCCTCACCGAGTCCGAGCGCTCCTCCTGGGCGGCACAGCAACTGGAACTGTACGACCCGTCGACCACGAAGCGGGTCGTCGCCACCTGGGTGATGACGCCCACGGTCGCCGGCGTCGTCGCCTTCCTCGCGTTCGAGGCCGGCCAGCGGGTCGGCGTGATGGGGTGA
- a CDS encoding nucleoside hydrolase produces MAQSLIVDTDTASDDAVAILLAALADTVELAALTVVGGNVAFDREVENAKYTLELTGRADAVPVYEGARGPLLKSHEHVEHVHGEGGLGGDLRPETGIASADGHGADAIVEAARGAPGEVSLACIGPLTNVAMALQREPDLDELLDEVWVMGGAANTLGNDTPAAEYNFWVDPDAAKLVVRELDLTLVDWGVTVRDGTVPGDELDRLAAPDTPYAEFFGAVTAHARSFARERRGVDAITIPDALAVACLLRPEIVTEADTYFVDVDEREGMTRGYSLVDELGITDGEPRTRLVEAVDGDAFVRMLADALAHGDPLRSA; encoded by the coding sequence GTGGCACAGTCACTCATCGTCGACACGGACACCGCGAGCGACGACGCCGTGGCGATCCTGCTGGCCGCGCTCGCAGACACCGTCGAGCTGGCGGCGCTGACCGTCGTCGGCGGGAACGTCGCGTTCGATCGGGAGGTCGAGAACGCGAAGTACACGCTCGAACTCACCGGGCGGGCCGACGCGGTTCCCGTCTACGAGGGAGCCCGCGGACCGTTGCTCAAGTCCCACGAGCACGTCGAACACGTCCACGGCGAGGGCGGGCTGGGCGGCGACCTCAGGCCCGAGACCGGCATCGCGTCGGCGGACGGCCACGGGGCCGACGCGATCGTCGAGGCGGCCCGCGGGGCCCCCGGCGAGGTGAGCCTGGCCTGCATCGGGCCGCTGACGAACGTCGCGATGGCGCTCCAGCGCGAACCGGACCTGGACGAACTGCTGGACGAGGTGTGGGTGATGGGCGGGGCGGCCAACACGCTGGGCAACGACACGCCGGCCGCGGAGTACAACTTCTGGGTCGACCCCGACGCCGCGAAGCTGGTCGTCCGCGAGCTGGACCTGACGCTGGTCGACTGGGGCGTGACGGTCCGGGACGGGACGGTCCCCGGCGACGAGCTCGACCGGCTCGCCGCGCCGGACACGCCGTACGCGGAGTTCTTCGGGGCGGTCACGGCCCACGCCCGATCGTTCGCGCGGGAGCGCCGCGGCGTCGACGCCATCACGATCCCGGACGCGCTGGCCGTCGCCTGCCTGTTGCGACCGGAGATCGTCACCGAGGCGGACACCTACTTCGTCGACGTGGACGAGCGCGAGGGGATGACCCGCGGGTACAGCCTCGTCGACGAACTCGGCATCACCGACGGCGAGCCGCGGACGCGCCTCGTCGAGGCGGTCGACGGCGACGCATTCGTGCGGATGCTCGCCGACGCGCTCGCTCACGGCGACCCGCTGCGGTCGGCGTGA